One window from the genome of Malus domestica chromosome 01, GDT2T_hap1 encodes:
- the LOC103440585 gene encoding uncharacterized protein isoform X2, which yields MVSKRQREARKKFRVEHPELAKQPTPPKDPTRKKDKKKSSFKRKKAPSDPAKPSKNPHRKHPLRVPGMKPGDSCFICKSTEHIAKLCPEKVQWDKHKICLYCRQRGHSIKNCLNKKDDSVAEKLCYNCGENGHSLSNCPYPLEDGGTKFAKCFICNGTGHLSKNCPENTHGIYPKGGSCKVCGGVTHLAKDCPNKSNSSMSAGRSPHSWKESDLPRGKVTKFLSGDDLEDDFSFIDEKQSGGTQHKSADAVSGMAVSDECKLKFGELKAKRNYRFIVFKIDKQEVVVEKLGSPDETYEDFAESLPADECRYAVFDFDFTTSENCQKSKIFFIAWSPEISRVRMKMVYASSRDRFKRELDGIQVELQATDPSEMSLDIIKGRAL from the exons ATGGTGAGCAAGAGACAGAGAGAAGCTCGGAAGAAATTCCGGGTAGAACACCCGGAACTGGCTAAACAGCCGACTCCGCCCAAAGACCCAACCAGGAAGAAGGACAAGAAGAAGAGCTCGTTCAAGCGCAAAAAAGCACCCAGCGACCCAGCCAAACCCAGCAAAAACCCCCATAGAAAACACCCCCTCAGAGTCCCCGGCATGAAGCCCGGCGACAGCTGCTTCATCTGTAAATCCACCGAGCATATCGCCAAGCTCTGCCCCGAGAAAGTTCAGTGGGATAAGCACAAG ATATGTTTATATTGTCGGCAACGTGGGCATAGCATCAAGAATTGCCTCAACAAGAAAGACGATTCTGTGGCTGAGAAGTTATGTTATAATTGTGGGGAAAATGGACATTCGCTTTCTAACTGCCCCTACCCTCTTGAAGACG GAGGAACTAAATTTGCCAAGTGCTTCATCTGTAATGGGACGGGTCACTTGAGCAAGAACTGCCCTGAAAATACTCATGGGATTTATCCAAAG GGTGGTAGTTGTAAAGTTTGTGGGGGTGTAACACACTTGGCGAAGGATTGTCCTAACAAAAGCAACAGTTCGATGTCTGCTGGTAGATCTCCTCACTCGT GGAAAGAAAGTGATCTGCCAAGAGGAAAGGTTACAAAATTTCTCAGTGGAGACGACCTTGAGGACGATTTCAGTTTCATAGATGAAAAGCAAAGTGGCGGTACACAACACAAGTCTGCAGAT GCGGTGTCTGGCatggccgtgagtgatgaatGCAAACTCAAGTTCGGGGAGCTAAAAGCGAAGAGAAATTACCGATTCATTGTATTCAAGATTGACAAACAAGAAGTGGTGGTAGAGAAACTTGGCAGCCCAGATGAAACATATGAGGATTTTGCGGAGTCCCTGCCTGCTGATGAGTGCCGCTATGCTGTCTTCGATTTTGATTTCACCACTTCTGAGAACTGCCAGAAAAGCAAGATTTTCTTCATTGCATG GTCTCCTGAGATATCAAGGGTGAGAATGAAGATGGTGTATGCAAGCTCTAGAGATCGATTCAAGAGGGAACTTGACGGCATTCAAGTCGAGTTGCAGGCAACTGATCCGAGCGAAATGAGCCTCGACATTATTAAAGGCCGAGCTCTTTAA
- the LOC103440585 gene encoding actin-depolymerizing factor 7-like isoform X1 — MAVSGMAVSDECKLKFGELKAKRNYRFIVFKIDKQEVVVEKLGSPDETYEDFAESLPADECRYAVFDFDFTTSENCQKSKIFFIAWSPEISRVRMKMVYASSRDRFKRELDGIQVELQATDPSEMSLDIIKGRAL, encoded by the exons ATG GCGGTGTCTGGCatggccgtgagtgatgaatGCAAACTCAAGTTCGGGGAGCTAAAAGCGAAGAGAAATTACCGATTCATTGTATTCAAGATTGACAAACAAGAAGTGGTGGTAGAGAAACTTGGCAGCCCAGATGAAACATATGAGGATTTTGCGGAGTCCCTGCCTGCTGATGAGTGCCGCTATGCTGTCTTCGATTTTGATTTCACCACTTCTGAGAACTGCCAGAAAAGCAAGATTTTCTTCATTGCATG GTCTCCTGAGATATCAAGGGTGAGAATGAAGATGGTGTATGCAAGCTCTAGAGATCGATTCAAGAGGGAACTTGACGGCATTCAAGTCGAGTTGCAGGCAACTGATCCGAGCGAAATGAGCCTCGACATTATTAAAGGCCGAGCTCTTTAA
- the LOC103440575 gene encoding tubulin beta-1 chain — MREILHIQGGQCGNQIGAKFWEVVCAEHGIDATGRYQGDNELQLERVNVYYNEASCGRFVPRAVLMDLEPGTMDSVRSGPYGQIFRPDNFVFGQSGAGNNWAKGHYTEGAELIDSVLDVVRKEAENCDCLQGFQVCHSLGGGTGSGMGTLLISKIREEYPDRMMLTFSVFPSPKVSDTVVEPYNATLSVHQLVENADECMVLDNEALYDICFRTLKLTTPSFGDLNHLISATMSGVTCCLRFPGQLNSDLRKLAVNLIPFPRLHFFMVGFAPLTSRGSQQYRALTVPELTQQMWDAKNMMCAADPRHGRYLTASAMFRGKMSTKEVDEQMINVQNKNSSYFVEWIPNNVKSTVCDIPPTGLKMASTFIGNSTSIQEMFRRVSEQFTAMFRRKAFLHWYTGEGMDEMEFTEAESNMNDLVSEYQQYQDATADEEGYDYEEEEEVQEEA; from the exons ATGCGTGAGATTCTCCACATCCAGGGAGGCCAGTGCGGCAACCAGATCGGCGCCAAGTTCTGGGAGGTCGTCTGCGCCGAGCACGGCATCGACGCCACCGGCCGATACCAGGGCGACAACGAGCTCCAGCTCGAGCGCGTCAATGTCTACTACAACGAAGCCAGCTGTGGGAGGTTCGTCCCACGCGCCGTCCTCATGGATCTCGAGCCGGGAACCATGGACAGCGTCAGATCAGGGCCCTACGGCCAGATTTTCCGCCCTGATAACTTCGTCTTCGGCCAGTCCGGCGCCGGAAACAACTGGGCTAAGGGTCATTACACCGAAGGCGCCGAGTTGATCGACTCGGTCCTCGACGTCGTCAGGAAGGAAGCCGAGAACTGCGATTGCTTGCAAG GTTTTCAGGTTTGTCACTCTTTGGGAGGCGGGACTGGGTCCGGAATGGGAACTCTTCTCATTTCCAAGATCCGTGAGGAGTACCCGGACCGAATGATGCTCACATTCTCCGTGTTTCCGTCGCCGAAGGTGTCCGACACCGTCGTTGAGCCATACAATGCAACTCTCTCAGTTCACCAGCTTGTTGAAAATGCAGATGAGTGTATGGTTTTGGACAACGAAGCTCTCTACGACATTTGCTTCCGAACACTGAAGCTCACTACTCCCAGCT TTGGCGACCTCAATCATCTTATTTCTGCTACCATGAGTGGCGTAACCTGCTGCCTTCGTTTCCCTGGTCAACTCAACTCAGATCTCCGCAAGCTTGCTGTTAATCTCATCCCATTCCCCCGATTGCACTTCTTCATGGTTGGGTTTGCTCCGCTCACATCCCGTGGATCCCAGCAGTACAGGGCCCTTACTGTTCCAGAGCTCACTCAACAGATGTGGGATGCAAAGAACATGATGTGCGCCGCTGATCCACGTCATGGGCGGTATTTGACTGCCTCAGCCATGTTCCGTGGCAAGATGAGCACCAAGGAAGTTGACGAACAGATGATCAATGTCCAGAACAAGAACTCGTCCTACTTTGTTGAGTGGATCCCGAACAATGTCAAGTCCACTGTTTGTGATATTCCACCAACGGGTCTGAAGATGGCTTCGACCTTCATTGGCAACTCCACATCCATTCAAGAAATGTTCAGGAGGGTGAGTGAGCAGTTCACTGCTATGTTCCGCAGAAAGGCTTTCTTGCATTGGTACACCGGAGAGGGAATGGACGAGATGGAGTTCACCGAGGCAGAGAGCAACATGAACGACCTTGTTTCGGAGTACCAGCAGTACCAGGATGCTACAGCCGATGAGGAGGGTTACGACtatgaagaggaagaggaagttCAGGAGGAGGCTTGA
- the LOC103440565 gene encoding uncharacterized protein translates to MASNLCLKTLAVLALALAVCVQATLGGITCENLEHDACAFAVSSSGKRCVLEKHVKRSGEEAYTCRTSEIEADNLKDWIESEKCIKSCGLDRKSYGISSDSLLESRFTQKLCSPQCYGNCPNIVDLYFNLAAGEGVFLPKLCEAQEANARREMSEIRSSGYVAPGPINAKLTAPGPINSVKLATSYTPAEGAPAEAPY, encoded by the exons ATGGCTTCTAACTTGTGCTTGAAGACCCTTGCAGTGTTGGCTCTTGCCCTTGCGGTTTGTGTCCAAGCCACTCTAG GGGGAATAACATGTGAGAATCTGGAGCACGATGCATGCGCATTCGCGGTGTCGTCGTCCGGCAAACGCTGTGTGCTTGAGAAGCATGTGAAAAGAAGCGGAGAGGAAGCGTACACGTGCCGAACGTCAGAAATTGAGGCCGATAACTTGAAGGACTGGATCGAGAGCGAGAAGTGCATCAAGTCTTGTGGGCTTGACCGCAAATCCTACGGCATCTCATCAGACTCTCTCCTGGAGTCTCGATTCACACAAAAACTTTGCTCCCCTCAGTGCTACGGCAACTGCCCCAACATTGTTGACCTTTACTTCAATCTTGCGGCTGGTGAAGGTGTATTTTTACCAAAACTTTGTGAAGCACAAGAAGCAAATGCTCGTCGAGAGATGTCGGAGATTCGTAGCTCTGGATATGTTGCGCCGGGACCAATCAACGCGAAATTAACAGCACCAGGGCCAATCAACTCAGTGAAGTTAGCAACCTCTTATACACCAGCGGAGGGTGCCCCAGCCGAGGCTCCTTACTAA